The genomic stretch AGGAAGGTTATGCATGGATGATCTTAAAATTAGAAGCTTTCTTCCTCAATATCAAACATGTCCCTATTATCACAGACACATTGTTTGAATCCAGTTTCAATTCTTCCCCGTTCTTTTTTACCGCGTAAGACAAACCTTTCACCGCATTGCTTGCAGTGAATCTTCACTTTTACTCTCATGATTTAAACCCTCACTCCTTGGCTGATTTTGGATGTAAACACAAAAAAAACACTTGTCTCTAAAATAGACAGAAAAACTGTCAACTAGAAACAAGTGTATCCAAATCAATTACAGGTTAACCTCTTCCTCACGTTTCACGAATCGGAACGGGGAACGATTATTAGCACGGTATACTTTCCCCATACCCCCATACCAAAGGATGAGCATAACAGGGACGATAAACCAATACCAAGTCTGCTCCACTCCGAGAATCAGATCGTATAGTCCGTGCCAGAATATCGGAAGAAGAATCGACATACCAAGAAACTTGCGCCCCAAGTTCTTTTTGTCGCTAAATTTTGCCCTGCCCATATAATATCCCATTATAACACCAAACATCGCATGTCCCGAAACAGGGAGTAACGCTCTATAAAGCATGAAACTCATTGAAGCATTTCCAGCCCATGCATACAGCAAATTTTCCACTGTGGCGAAACCTAGCGAGATGGCTACCGCATATAATATTCCGTCATATGGCTCATCAAATTCAGTGTGATGATAAATAACAAAAAATAAAACGAGCCATTTGAGTATTTCCTCAATCCCAGCAGAAACAACGGATGCATGCAAAAACGGATGATTTCCGAAATCACCAAGCAAAAGCATTAACC from Paenibacillus polygoni encodes the following:
- the prsW gene encoding glutamic-type intramembrane protease PrsW, whose translation is MLLFSVLTAAIAPGLSLLTYFYLKDRYDAEPLHMVIRMFFFGLLIVFPIMFLQRGLMLLLGDFGNHPFLHASVVSAGIEEILKWLVLFFVIYHHTEFDEPYDGILYAVAISLGFATVENLLYAWAGNASMSFMLYRALLPVSGHAMFGVIMGYYMGRAKFSDKKNLGRKFLGMSILLPIFWHGLYDLILGVEQTWYWFIVPVMLILWYGGMGKVYRANNRSPFRFVKREEEVNL